The nucleotide sequence GGTTTGTGGAGGTAGAGCGTAGTGATGGCACGAAGAAACAGTCGCCGATCCCAgagaaggtcctacggtaccttcctgtcataccgaggctgcaacggctgtacatgacggaggagtccgcgaaacaaatgagatggcacaagaatggcaaacgATACAGTGGCAacatggtacacccatcggatggtgatgcatggaagtacttcgATGCCCAACATCCGAGGAAAGCAgaggaggctcggaatgtacgtgTAGCATTCGCTACCATGACGGGCAGGTCATCAACTTGTACGAGGGCTACGCTTTGTCGAACAAGGGCAAAGCGTCTGATCCGAACAACGTCTTCAGCTCGGCagatgggcccgaggcgtacaccaacccGAACGTCTATGAAAAGATGGCCCGGTACACCGAGGCGGCTCGCCAGCGCTATGGTCCGGACTACGATCCAACCCAgcagcccctggacacagacctcgtGATGAGGACGGGAGGAGGGAAACCGCACGGCCAGTACTCGATTGCCAACAACGCAATCGATCCGACCAACGTTCCTAGCCTTCGTCAGATTCGTAGGTCCACCAGCACGACCTCCGACGTCCCCATACGCCGTCGGCAGCCGTCCACGTTGGCAGCGGTTCAGGTACCTTCAGTTCCATTCCTCGTTAATTGGTTTTACATATGTACCTAATTACCTGGGTGTGACATTGCAGTCCGAGCTGGCCGAGCTGCGGGCCGCGACAGAGGCCCGAGAGGAGGCCCATCGGCGGGAGATAGCGGCCAGAGAGGAGGCCCATCGGCAGGAGGCTTTGCGCTGGAGGCAGGACTTTGCCAGCTACATTCAGAGCATTCAGATCCCTGGTGCTGTCATGCCTCCTTTACCCGCCACGATGTTCGGTCCAGCACCTATTGACCCTACGGGGAGTACGGTGAGTATATATATTGGTCTCCATTGTTTTCACGAGGTCTGTGTAGCTACTAATGAGATCATGTCTACTTTGTGCAGTCAATGTcagcgggttcgaacccgactcctccagATGGACGTTCTCCTGGGTGGCAGGTTGTTTCGCCTCCGACATACTTCGGGCCTCCGGGTGGCGGTCTTCCTCGGCCTCCACAGTACGGGACCGGAGCGGCGGTGAGCAACCCTCTGCCACATACCCACCACGCGCACACCGGGTGGGAGCACCGCTACACATCGGCGCCGCTCCAGCAAGGCCAGTCCTCATGGTCTTCGTGGCCTTCAGTTCAGGATGAGCATAGGGACCGTGGGTCGCACGAGGAGTGAAGTTCTTTTGGTTTGATGTTGGACTTGCGCACTTGTTTTTTATGTTTCGATGATCTGTGGACTGTATGGATATTAATGCTTATGGATGCTTGGATGTGATCTATATGTGAATTCGTGTTATATATGCGTGCATTTGGCTTATATATATAAATGTGtgatctgtgtactttaaagtGTGATATGTATATGAAAAAACaggagagaaaagagaaaaaaaaaaatttccagctttgccgactgccctggcagtcggcaaagctgggcacCACAGCCTGCAAAACCAGGTTTGCCGACCGCCTTCCTGGCAGTCgggaaagcctttgccgactgcttttcTCCTGGCAGTCgggaaagcctttgccgactgccaggaagGCGGTCGGCAAAGGAGACGGGACGGGACGGCGACGGAGTCTTTACCGACTGGTTATACGGCCGTCGGGGAAGCCTTTACCGACTGCTGTCCGGAAGGCAGTCGGAAAAGAATTCTTTCCCGACATCTTCTCTCCCGGCacccctttgccgactgcctaggCGAAAaacggtcggcaaagcctttgccgaccgtttttcagcctttgccgactgctttcggcagtcggcaaagaggccgaTTCCTGTAGTGATGATTGGAACCCGAGCTCATGTAATTTTGTACTTAACCTAGAGTACCACGCCTatggtgcttgttttaggccatacgaTGCTTTGCCAACATATAGATGTATGCGGGAGAAGTCTGATCTTCGTAACCAAGGGCCTACTTCATGTACACCTCTTATATTTTAGAAGCCATGAAGAAACGCACCTTGTACATTCAACTGACGTAGGCTTCACCCTATAGACACAACAATAGGCaatgtcctgttcgcttggctgataagccagggctaaaagtactgttggctgatttgttgtgagagaaaaatattgttcgttggctgaaaaatgTCCTCATAATATATCTTATATCTTTGCTTAAAATCTTTTGCTACCAAATCATGccctatcagcctgttcgtttcggctgaaacgatcgtggattatgaGCCTGCTgacttggtttggtgtgagagaaaaatactattccagcttataatccacgatcgtataagccgaaacgaacgGGCTGCATATCTATCAAGACTCTCATTAGCTTTTCTTTTTACTTTAAAGACTCATCTACAATCTATGACATTTATTTCTTTTCTATAGGTGGAACCAGATGCCATGTTTTATTTTGCATTAGTGATGAGTATTTTGCATCCATAACTGCTTTCCAATTCTTAAAATGcagagcttcttcttgatttcgAGGCTCGTCGCATCAGCTCAGGCTAGATAGCCATACCTAACAGTGTGGTTTGTGTAAATTTTTTTCTTTCTGGGTACCGCTCTGTAGGCGCGTGGTAGGATGCGTGAAGGCACCTTAGGATTTGGCGCTGGTGCAGATGGCACCATGGATCCAGAGTCCGTAACAGATCCTGGTGTGCTCCGTGTGTCGCCATTGGATGGGGCAGGCAGATCCGCCTGTGTGGGTGCAGTTTTGTTCGTGGCCTATAGATCCTACGAGATATACATTGACTATGCCTGACCTTGACGCTATCAGGTGGTTGTGTGGAATAACATCTTGGGCCTAAACTGAAGGCCCACCGATCTGGAAGAGAAGTCTCGCACAAGCGCGATGGCCCAAAGGAATGTCTGTAGGTGCAGCAATATTGCTGAAGCAGAAGTCCTCGTGACGTGCCTCAAttattgttttgctgcaactactGAATTCAAATATTGAGGCATGAAAGAAGCGCAGCGATGAAATAAGGAAATTTTACCCTGCTGACATCCGTAAACAGAAGCTACGAAGGTACGAGTACGGAGCTTCAAAGTAACACAACTCGAGGAAAAAAAACCCCAGAAAGTCACTGGTGTAACAGTGATGGAATATATAAGCTTCAAAGTGACACAactcgagaaaaaaaaaaccagAAAGTCACTGGTGTAACAGCGATGGAATATATAAAACTCCGTATCACGCCTAAGATCCGCGCTCTTTAGAGCGATCCTGACAAGAGGCCTGCGTCATGTGAGGTGAGCACACAAAGGTAACACCTGGAACGTGAAGCATGCATGCCACTATTCTTGGGGGGGAAATCCCAATCTTTTGTCACGAATCAGCACGTTTcgattttctaaaaaaaacaacAAGGCAAATAATACAAACAAATACTGCAAACTAAAAAGCACAACAAAAAAACATGAAAGACTTTCTGATTCCACTATTTTTTTATATCCCTATAAATAAAAAGTAGGATGTCTACAGCTATTGGATCAATGGATGACCCCAAGCAAAAGGAACAGCCTCTCTCATTCTCCCCATCAAATGTACAAAGTATGAGGGTACACAAAGGTATTCTGGTGACACAACCCTATTCATTACTGACCTCTGGGAAACAATACAAACAGACTATGCAGAGAGAGAAAACTGAAAGTACAACAAAAACAATAGAAAAAACATGAAAGACCTACTCCACTATTCAATTTTTTTGTTTCTCCATAAGATAATAATCTTTGATGCATCTTTTGTTTTCAGGAAATCCCTCAATTAAAAGCAAGATGAATAACAAAATTAAGCTTTTAGACCTATCTGGTACCCGCACCAGAGAATAGCAGTCGATTCTCGCAAAACCTTTCACCATTGGCTCAGTTACACAAAGTTTCATACAGTTTTGGAACGAAGACTGCAAACTTAAACGAAGACAGCAAATAAAGAATTGCAGCTATGCAGAGATGGCCGATGGGGTTGGTAAAACAGAAACTAAAGACAATGAAGGGGCAATGCTTCAGCTCATAACAAAGAGTAACACAATTTCTAAGAAAAAAAATCCACCAGATAGCTCCAGACATGTGCAATGTCATGCAACAAGGGAAGTTTACCACTTCCTCGCATGCCTTCCTATCCAGTCCAGCGGTAAACACTCATCTGACAAATTCAGCAAAGGAAGGAAACCCACAAAGCAGCAACTTTAGCTAAACTAAGGTAACACCTCGAATCAATCCATAACATGTATTTACACGCATGGGAACTTTGTTAGGCCATTATTCTTTGGAAACGAAAAAAAAATCCAATCTCTGTTGCAGCAACAAAATCTTTGCTATACTCACACAACAGAAGCTATGATCTAAATATTGAATGCAAGGATCAAAACACACCAGCATTCAGAAGCATATAGGCCCGGGtcagcaggggggggggggggggacacggCCCTAATGTTGTGTTGGCATATTCCATAGGATGAAAATTAAGCGAAAAAGGAATGAGATATAACATGTGTGAACTATAGCTACAGGTTTACAGGTATTATAATTAAGGCAGCCAAAGAATTCATGAAACTGAAATAACATATCAATACATAACACAGCTTTATAACTTCTAATGCATACAAGATGGATGCAGATTCCAACAAGCAACTTAATACATGTAAATGCTACCCAGCGGAACATTCAAGCACAATTAACAACTTAGCTACAGTTCCATTCCATCTATTAACAAGACAAAATCTGGCATAGCTACTTGCTCTAGAAAACCAGAAATAACAAGGAAAATGTATGGTTCAATCACCAGATATAACACACCAAGCTGTGCAATCACACAAAACACATATACAAAAAAATCCACAAAACTGAGAAAACAACACACAGGGAATATTATCGGCTATAGGGCACATATGACCATTGCAAGTTCAACAAGCAAGTTAAGATGTGAATCTACATGCTACCAAGAAGAATTCTAACACCAAGAACAAACTAAATTCAGTTCCCGTTATCACCATCGCTAACACCAGAGCAGCCCATTCCTCTACAAACCGAGTTCATTGCCAATTCAGCTTCTAACTAGCAAGTCTTTTGTTCTATGACTAGAAATAACCCACCACGAATATCAGTTGTCCACAACATAAATAAGCAACTAAAGCAAGTGCACAAGATTATCCTCCCATGGCCTAACCTCATTATCCAAGTTTGGCATTTTCTTACTCCTCGGTGAAACAGGGCGGAATTAGGGAATCAGACCCTGAGAATCTGAAGCTTATTGGCGAATGCGATTGCAACCCAGTCAGGCTGGGTCGCCGACCACTGCAACTGCTCAATCTCTGCCCCTGCTGTATATGCCAAAATGGGATCAAGACCGccctctgctgctgctgccgtggcTGCGTTACCATTCCCATTGCCACTGCCATTGCTACCAGTTCCCATAGATGACAAATCCCATATCAGTGCCTGCATGTCATCCCCAGCTGTGCAGATGTGGCAAGAAGAGTGAGGCGCCCACGCTATGGCATTGACAGGGGCGTGGTGACGGTGTAGCTCTACCACTGGCAGTGTTGGGTAGCGGATATCAAGCACAACCACCTTGGGGCTGTCCATGATGATGGTGGCCATGTACCTTGGGTCCTGCTTGTTCCAGCCCAACCTCACGAGTGGTGTCGGGGACGCAGCCCCACCATCCCCGGCGCCCGAGTTGGAACCGCCACCACCTCCGCCGCTGCCACCTGAACCAGACTCATAAATGATTGTTGAGTGCTCCTTGTCCCGTAGATCAAAGACGCGGACAGAGCCGTCGGCGGAGACGGAGGCAAAGACCCCCGCACCGCCCCAGGCGATGTCGTAGACCTCCTTGTCATGGGCGATGAGCTGGGTGTCAACAGCCTCGCGCTCGACGTCCCAGATGGTGCAGGTGGTGTCGATGGAGGAGGTGCCGATGCGGCGCGGGTCGGCGTCGTTCCAGTCGAAGGAGGTGAGCGGGCCGCAGTAGTCGCTGTTGCGGTTGCCGTTGAGCTCGCAGCGCAGCTCGATGCCCGGCTGCTGGGTGCCGTTGCAGCGGACGGAGCCGTTGTTGTTGTTGGCGGAGGCggcgccgtcctcggcgtcgtcgGGGGACGGGATGCGCCAGATGCGcaggtggtcggcggaggtggCGAGCAGGTCGGGGCGGAGCGCGTGTGGGTCCGGCATGAACATTGTCTTGGTGGGCGGGTACTGGTGGTCGAAGGTGAGGACGGGGGCGATGTCACCCGAGGCCTCGTCGAGCTGGACGACCTCGACGCGGTTggtgacctgctcgaggaggctggCGATGGCAAGCCGGTACTTCTTATCGCGGCGCACGCTCCAGTTCATCGCGTAGATGTGCCAGGCGGCCTCATACGTGTAGATCTCCGACCGcttcgcctcgccgccgccgccgccaacacCACGGCTGCCCCCGCCGTTGCCCTGCTCCTGATCCGCCCACGCGTCGCCTTCGCCGGCTCCGCCCATGGCTCTGCCgcccttcgccgccgccgccgctacggAAGGAAGGAGTCAAGGTGGATAGGGGAAGGGAGCGGATTTGGGGGTTTCTGTTGAGGGGAAGAGAGGAAACGAGACGGCTGATTGATTGTGGTGTGCAGTGAAAGCGTCGCGTTTTTCTTGAGCTTCTATGGGCTGGGCCTTTGCGCTTTCCGCGAGGAGATGGTGGTAGGCCCAGTTGGCTCTGTAGGCTGGGTTTGGGACTTTgctcatcacaaaacaaaaaaaagattaaaaaaaacaGAGAGTTGATGCTGTCTCCAACGGGAGACCCATTTCAGAACCCAAATCTAAAATGGATCTCTAACACAATATTTATAGCCTTCAATAAAGTATCTATACGGAAGACCCATTTTAGATGCcaggagaggcataacccaaatctgagtatcatctctcctgtagacccatttgcagaggattaagtccacttttggcccctcaactattgggttcgtctaattttgatcctcaactacaaaaccgtctaatgttggtaccccaactgtcaaaaTCATTCACTTATAGCACCTCGGCGTGGGCGAGGCTGTTTTGTCCAACGTGCAGCGGTTTTGACCACGCGCATGCTGGCGTTGACCATGCCACGCTGGCCCCTCTCTTTCCTCCCGTCCTACGCACGTGAAGGAGGCAacggcggcgacggcgcttgAGCAAGTTGCGGTGACGGCGCTCGAACAGGCTACAACACGATAGCGCGCGAGCAGGCTACAGCGCGCTTCCCTCCTGCACCCCAGCCAAGCTTGCCGCGCCCGCCGCCTCGCGCGCCCCGGGCAAGCTCGCCATGGCCATCGCCATGGTTGCTCGGTGCTCACAGGTCGCCACGCCCGCCATCACGTTCCTGCTGCTCCGCCCTTTACCGAGCCGAACGAGCTCCCCCCCTGCACCccagccaaagccctcccacatgCGGCGCGCTTCATCGTCGGCTCGCTGCGCAGCTGCGGCACCGTGGCCATGGCGTCGTCGCCGCCATAGGTGCCTACGCACGGACCCGGGCTGAGCCCCCTCCGCCCCAGTCGCACCCTCCTCCATGTTCCCCTCTCCCCGGCTCCTCCCCGGCGCGCCTATCCTTGGCTCCTCCCCGCCGCTGTGGCATCTCACCATCGCGGCCATGGCTGCTGGGCTACCGGCGCACTAGCCAGCAGGCCACGGCCCACATCCCGCCGAGCCGCGGCCGGCCCCGAGACTACGTGGGCCTAGCACTGCTCGTTGGTCAGCCTCTTCAGTTGCTGCAGGTCCAGCCCGTCACCTCTGTCGCCCGCTGCGGACACTCACGAGAGCGATGGCTGGCACCCTCCCCGGGGCATGAGCTTGTAGCGCTCCTTGTGGGCGGGTGTCGTGGTCACGCTCATCGGAGACCACGACCATGTCCTCGACGCTGTCGTGCCGTTCGCGGAGCAACCGGCCCTCGATGTCcctggcgatggtggcggtgcggCTTGTCCCCACGCACGGTGCCCCTGGCGAAGGTGGCGTCGTGACTTACCTCGCGTGCAGCCAAGCTCCGCACCGACGGCGCCAGGGAGGTCTGCCCAGGTTGTGCGACGTGCGCGCTGGCGAGCTCCAATCCACCCCCACCCTAGCCCTCGCACCCAGCCCATGGCACCGCCACACCCACGGCGCCCGGCCAGGCTCGCTTGCCCACGCCATCCTTCTTCAACAACTTCGGCAAGCCCATCCCAGGCAACGAGAACCCGATTGAGGCTCCCATGCACCTACGTCTGCGGCGGCCGGCGACGGCCAACCAGGCACGCTCGCTCGTTCCCCCGTGCTAGAGCTCTGGCGGGCTGGAGCGGCCATGCCCCCATGCTTGCCAGCCatgaggatggagagggaggggtTGAGTGGATGACGTGTGGGCTCCACATGTCACTGAGATGGAGGTTGGGTCCTACGTGACGGTCAACGCAAGCGTGGCGTGGTCAAAACCACTCCACGTTGGACAAAATAGCCTTACCCGCGCCcgggtgctaaaagtgaacggttttgacagttggggtaccAGCAGCattagacggttttatagttgagtcaaaattagacgaacccaatagttgaggaccaaaagtggacttaatcctttgCATAAAGGgttgtcttttgggtcttgttggagaagaccaaaaataggtattgaaccatttgcctgtagcgctacccaaaggacgaatggGTCTTATATTTTGGGTCGTGGTTGTAGGAGACAGTCTAACCAACTCTAAAATTGTCACGCGATCATGGACGAGCATTTGGCGTTTGTTTGTCCCCGGGAGGCTTCGTCGCTGATAACATTCTAATGGATGTTTTTTACAGACTTGCTAGCGTTCGAACCCTACCACGCAGAGGGAGCAAACGAGCGCATAGCGCGTTGGGCTCACGAGGGAGCGCACCAGCAGTGGGCCTGCGTCGTCGCAGACTCGTCCATGCCGCCCCGAACGTCGTCCGCCCCGCCGGCCGCTTCCTACGCGTATCTCATGTGCAACACACGATATACTTTTGAAACATAAAGatgaaacgcttgcaacatacaaaagaagacaaatgaaacacttaaaacaagcgtctgaaacacttgcgaaaacgcatgaaaaacatttgaaaaccattgcaaacatatacaacatccatataaaatactcgcaaacatacgtatgaaacacctgaaaacactcgAAACATGCTTGCAACATGAATgtatatgtaacatccagatctATTTTtataacatctagataaaacacttgcaacattcgtcTGTAACAGatgaatatttggaacatatacttgaaatatacgtgtatagccattacaacatgtgcaacatcacgatctacttttgcaacatcgatatacaacacttgcaacacaggtctgaaacatctaaaacacttgaaacatactattgcaacatgcgctttcagcgtagCATATGCTTACTGCTTGGACGAACGGAGGCGACACGAAGCTCGACGCCGTCAGGGAGCTCGATGTCGCGGAGTGGCGCGCTGGTCGCCGGTGTGGAGCTCGTCGGCGGCACTAACCTCGGCAGGGGCAGGCTGATGGAGCGCGACCGTGACGGGAGGCGCGAGTCTGGGCGGGGGCACacggcgcgggcgggcggcgggGACGCGAGCGTGGTCCGTCCTAGAGCAGAAGAACGCAGCGTGCTGAGCGAGCAGGCGACACGACGGGGGCGGCACGGGCGAGACACAAAGCGAGCGGGCGACTTATACGGGACCGTCCGTCCGGACTGACGACCTATAAGCAACATTACCGTTTTTTACATAATAGAAAAACATCATGCTTTATTATCCtctaaaaagagaaatcagaccATTCTAGTATAAAATAATCACTCTATGATGACATAATAAACCTTACAAAACAAAACTGGCTAAAAGCTCAATTTCAAAACTAGAAGATCATCCATAGGACACAAAGAAACACATTGCCGCATTCTGTAGCCGAGGCAAGCCTCTAACTCCAACTCCGGTGACTCACACCGCTACAACTATGCCCAGAGACGAAGCCAACCTGTTCCCCTAACCTACAGAAGAGTTTTGTGTCTGACATTTTTCAAAAACAACTCCATTCCGACAACCTTCGTTGCtcctatatataaataaaagcATCTAAAAGATTTATCCGTATTGTGATACCAAttatcaaatttatataaaatatatatactATAAAAAGGATATCAATATTTATTAaaccaaatatacatatatatactataaaaatatatttcatgaccaATCTAATAACACTGTTTGATATCATATTTTTTATATCAACTTGTAATAACCAAACATAAAAATGTTTAACTTGGTAGGACGGTAGAATTGCTTTTTTCCctttggagggagggaggaatatctatatctatacctactaATAAAAAGGTAAAAATTTCGGCTATTTTTTTTGTCCATCCATTTTTTCGTTCACCTCCCTCTAACTACCGGTATCGAGAGTTTCTTCTATCCGGACTTATATATATAGCCTGTGCTCATACGAATTAGAATAGCTCTTATCTAGCGTGATATGAAGTCCGATTCCAAAACGTATTGGATCATCTGCAAGAATAGGAGTACGCGAAAAAAAAATTGGAAACGGAAAAGAaagtaaaaaagagaaaaaaaagcaAGTGGAACACGAAAACTTATATCTATACCTactaataaagaggcaaaattcctggctatttttttcgtctatCCATTTTTTCGTCCGCTTCCCTTTAACTACCGGTGGTCGAGAGTTTCTTCTATCCAGACTTATATATATAGCCCGTGCTCATACGAATTAGAATAATTCTTGTCTAACTTGATATGGAGTCCGATTCCAAAACATATTGGATCATCCGCAAGAATAGGAGTAAGCGAAAGAAAAATTGGAAAGCGAAAAGAAAgtaaaaaagagggaaaaacaagTGGAAAGAGTCAAAATTAGGATTCTTTTCGCTCAAAAAATTAGAATTCTTTTCTTTGTGGTTTAATATTAAGGAAAGATTTGTATTATATTTATTCTTTTCTATTTGAATTAGAATTCCTATTCAGGTTATTTAGAATAGATGTATCTATTTGGATTAGGAATCCTAGCTATTTAGCCTTAAAACTTATATTGAAGTCGTGCATATTCATATAACATATAGGAGGGTTGAGATAGTTTTCATATTATTTATTATAGGCATAGATAGATATGGAACGTGGCGTGCTCCCAGTAAAAATTTCATCCAGCCCGATCCGTCTTTGTTTTTCCGTGTCCTTTTCCTCCCTAGCGTCCGATttcccttcttcttttctttttctttccatcttccatctctATTTCTCCGTTGATTTGTGCCGTCCGCGTTCATCCATGATTGTTTTATTTCTCCCCCGTCCTTTTCCGATAGGACGTTCCTCCGAGCTGCTGGCGTTTttgtcgattttttttttttgattgatGAGTATCTCTGATCCAATCTTTTCTTATATAGAGataagcatataaaaataaaaaataagtaTAGTTTCACTAGTTTTCAAACCTTGATCCATCCTTCCTAATAAACAAATATTCTCACCACTAAATTATCAATATTGTTTTAATTAGAAATAATCATGATCTATGCCTAAATCAGCTAAGCAGTTTCTCGTTCAATCTAATTCAAATAAATATATCTGGAAAATGTATGTATATACCAGTGCTATCCTGCCACGTTGAAATCGAGAGAGGTCTTCATCATAAAAGCATCCACCCACAAATCAATTCCTAACACGACGGCAACTAACTTTTTAGTTCTTACTGAATTTAATCAGATATTACAATTACTccctcaattccaaattataagatgctttgttttttctagatacattgattTTATTATGAATTTAGACACTAAGTGCATAGCAAGAGCAATATATCTAGGTGCTATGGGTAATTTGATTCCGTAACTTTCGTGCTGCCCGagataaaaaaaaagagaaggccATATACGTGTGGCTAGGTGTAGTGACGTGGGCAACAATAAAATATCATTGATTTTTTATTATCCAAACAAAAAAAATTTATTATATGAAAATCTTTCATTTTATTTCTCATTGCAAAGCACATGCATGTTTACTAGTACGAGAAAATGTGCGGTATGGATGTTGTCAATCGTTGATAGACCATGCCGTCTAGGGGGGGCACCTCCACCATGTTGCTTCTTGCTTTTCCTCTTCCTCCGATTTCTCTTTTTCTTCCTACTATATTTTCTTCATTCTTTCCTTCATCTAGACACAAAACTTGTAGGGTGCTTCATACTGTGATATCAGTGGGAAATCCGCAGTGGAAGAAGAGACCAGATTTTGGGAATAT is from Miscanthus floridulus cultivar M001 chromosome 7, ASM1932011v1, whole genome shotgun sequence and encodes:
- the LOC136463467 gene encoding WD repeat-containing protein LWD1-like; the encoded protein is MGGAGEGDAWADQEQGNGGGSRGVGGGGGEAKRSEIYTYEAAWHIYAMNWSVRRDKKYRLAIASLLEQVTNRVEVVQLDEASGDIAPVLTFDHQYPPTKTMFMPDPHALRPDLLATSADHLRIWRIPSPDDAEDGAASANNNNGSVRCNGTQQPGIELRCELNGNRNSDYCGPLTSFDWNDADPRRIGTSSIDTTCTIWDVEREAVDTQLIAHDKEVYDIAWGGAGVFASVSADGSVRVFDLRDKEHSTIIYESGSGGSGGGGGGSNSGAGDGGAASPTPLVRLGWNKQDPRYMATIIMDSPKVVVLDIRYPTLPVVELHRHHAPVNAIAWAPHSSCHICTAGDDMQALIWDLSSMGTGSNGSGNGNGNAATAAAAEGGLDPILAYTAGAEIEQLQWSATQPDWVAIAFANKLQILRV